Proteins encoded by one window of Phenylobacterium soli:
- the yghU gene encoding glutathione-dependent disulfide-bond oxidoreductase yields MTDAAKPAGQQLSEYVPPKVWSWNKENGGRFANINRPIAGPTHEKDLPVGKHPFQLYSLGTPNGIKVTIMFEELLELGHKGAEYDAWLINIGSGDQFSSGFVDVNPNSKIPALMDRSGPKPIRLFESGAILMHLAEKFGAFLPADPEKRAETLSWLFWQVGSAPFLGGGFGHFYAYAPFKIEYAIDRYAMEVKRQMDVLDRRLGEAEYLAGDEYTIADMATWPWYGALAKGLVYGAGEFLDVGSYKNVQRWTEAVGHRPAVQRGRRVNRAEGNGIKERHDASDFDKVEEKA; encoded by the coding sequence ATGACCGACGCCGCCAAACCCGCTGGCCAGCAGCTCAGCGAGTACGTCCCGCCCAAGGTCTGGTCCTGGAACAAGGAGAACGGCGGGCGGTTCGCCAACATCAACCGCCCGATCGCCGGCCCTACTCACGAGAAGGACCTGCCTGTCGGCAAGCATCCCTTCCAGCTCTATTCGCTGGGCACGCCCAACGGCATCAAGGTGACCATCATGTTCGAGGAGCTCCTCGAACTGGGCCACAAGGGCGCGGAGTACGACGCCTGGCTGATCAACATCGGCTCCGGCGACCAGTTCTCGTCCGGCTTCGTCGACGTGAACCCCAATTCCAAGATCCCGGCCCTGATGGACCGGTCAGGCCCCAAGCCGATCCGGCTCTTCGAGTCCGGCGCGATCCTGATGCACCTGGCCGAGAAGTTCGGCGCCTTCCTGCCCGCCGATCCGGAGAAGCGCGCTGAGACCCTGTCCTGGCTCTTCTGGCAGGTCGGCTCCGCACCGTTCCTTGGTGGCGGCTTCGGCCACTTCTACGCCTACGCCCCGTTCAAGATCGAATACGCCATCGACCGCTACGCCATGGAGGTGAAGCGCCAGATGGACGTGCTGGATCGGCGCCTCGGCGAGGCCGAGTACCTGGCGGGCGATGAGTACACCATCGCCGACATGGCCACCTGGCCCTGGTACGGCGCGCTGGCCAAGGGACTGGTCTACGGGGCGGGCGAGTTCCTCGACGTGGGGTCCTACAAGAATGTCCAGCGCTGGACCGAGGCCGTCGGCCACCGCCCCGCCGTGCAGCGCGGGCGCCGCGTCAACCGCGCCGAAGGCAACGGCATCAAGGAACGTCACGACGCCAGCGACTTCGACAAGGTCGAAGAGAAGGCCTAG